One Streptomyces sp. NBC_00223 genomic window carries:
- a CDS encoding ADP-ribosylglycohydrolase family protein, with amino-acid sequence MTADLTQAERMSRAMAGLRGLAVGDALGSQFFVPANYPALQSGELPPGPWSWTDDTEMACSMLAVLFRHGRIDQDALAHSFAEHHDFDRGYGPAVNRMLRLIRQEGGDWRELAAGLFNGQGSWGNGAAMRVAPLGAWYAGDPEQAAHQAELSAYTTHQHAEAVAGAMAVAAAASLAADPAGPRDPEALLGAVLGHVPRGAVRTGIGRARDLLDYADVSTVAAVLGCGRRTSAQDTVPFTLWAAARHLGDYERAFWTTARAGGDVDTTCAIVGGIVASRPDGEPPSAWTRRTEALPDWAVPA; translated from the coding sequence ATGACCGCTGACCTCACCCAAGCCGAACGCATGTCCAGAGCTATGGCCGGCCTGCGGGGGCTGGCCGTCGGCGACGCCCTGGGATCGCAGTTCTTCGTTCCCGCCAATTACCCCGCGCTGCAGAGCGGCGAACTTCCGCCCGGCCCTTGGAGCTGGACCGATGACACGGAGATGGCGTGCTCGATGCTGGCCGTGCTGTTCCGGCACGGCCGGATCGACCAGGACGCCCTCGCGCACTCCTTCGCCGAGCACCACGACTTCGACCGCGGTTACGGACCGGCCGTCAACCGGATGCTGCGGCTGATCCGGCAGGAGGGCGGCGACTGGCGTGAGCTGGCGGCCGGTCTCTTCAACGGCCAGGGGTCCTGGGGCAACGGCGCCGCGATGCGGGTGGCTCCGCTGGGCGCCTGGTACGCCGGCGACCCGGAGCAGGCCGCCCACCAGGCGGAGCTCTCGGCGTACACCACCCATCAGCACGCGGAGGCGGTGGCCGGGGCGATGGCGGTCGCCGCCGCCGCTTCGCTGGCCGCCGACCCGGCCGGGCCCCGTGACCCCGAAGCACTGCTCGGGGCGGTGCTCGGCCATGTGCCCCGCGGCGCCGTGCGCACCGGGATCGGACGCGCCCGCGACCTGCTCGACTACGCGGACGTGTCGACGGTGGCGGCGGTACTGGGCTGCGGACGCCGCACCAGCGCCCAGGACACCGTCCCCTTCACGCTGTGGGCCGCCGCGCGTCACCTCGGTGACTACGAGCGGGCGTTCTGGACCACCGCGCGGGCCGGCGGCGATGTGGACACCACGTGCGCCATCGTCGGCGGGATCGTCGCGTCCCGCCCGGACGGTGAGCCGCCGAGCGCTTGGACGCGGCGGACCGAAGCGCTGCCCGATTGGGCCGTACCGGCCTGA
- a CDS encoding YdbC family protein yields MLVKWIRCGVVDRPGFDRGQRRWAALREQPGFLGQGGGWSRSQPGVAHLFAFWESRRSYDAFMAGPHDGIAAGQQGTFEMLAVRLFEQRLEVKVGFEPRFADADLLRVALCKVHPERVEHFTLMQERVWNPAMAGSPGMLRGVFAQGSGDDFVVLSMWDTATEHGKYREGSVSRLSERADLDTDVLSVAGDVVDVVQAWTV; encoded by the coding sequence GTGTTGGTGAAGTGGATACGCTGCGGCGTCGTCGATCGGCCAGGGTTCGACCGGGGGCAGCGCAGATGGGCGGCGCTCAGGGAACAACCCGGGTTTCTGGGGCAGGGCGGCGGCTGGAGCCGGTCGCAGCCCGGAGTGGCGCATCTCTTTGCCTTCTGGGAGAGCCGGCGGTCCTACGACGCCTTCATGGCCGGGCCGCACGACGGTATCGCGGCCGGTCAGCAGGGCACCTTCGAGATGCTCGCCGTGCGCCTGTTCGAGCAGCGGCTTGAGGTGAAGGTCGGCTTCGAGCCGCGCTTCGCCGACGCGGACCTGCTGCGGGTGGCACTGTGCAAGGTCCATCCTGAGCGGGTCGAGCACTTCACGCTGATGCAGGAACGGGTGTGGAACCCGGCCATGGCCGGGTCGCCCGGCATGCTGCGCGGGGTCTTCGCCCAGGGCTCGGGGGACGACTTCGTGGTGCTGTCGATGTGGGACACGGCGACCGAACACGGCAAATACCGTGAGGGATCCGTCTCGCGGCTCTCCGAGCGGGCCGACCTGGACACCGATGTGCTGTCTGTGGCGGGCGATGTGGTGGACGTGGTGCAGGCGTGGACGGTCTGA
- a CDS encoding ribonuclease HII: MPYEPPTHSVERSMRATLGVRTVAGVDEVGRGAWAGPVTVCAAVTGLRRPPEGLTDSKLIAPKPRARLAAILTGWVSSYALGHASPEEIDKLGMTAALRLAAVRALEALPERPDAVILDGKHNYLGGSWKVRTVIKGDQSCVSVAAASVIAKVRRDTTMAELGAEYAPFAFADNAGYPSPVHRAALEELGPTAQHRVSWSYLDTMPRWQHLKKVRESIDTGEQLGFDF; the protein is encoded by the coding sequence ATGCCGTACGAACCACCTACCCACAGCGTCGAACGCTCGATGCGCGCCACCCTCGGCGTACGAACCGTCGCAGGGGTGGACGAAGTGGGACGAGGCGCCTGGGCCGGGCCCGTTACGGTGTGCGCCGCCGTCACCGGTCTGCGCAGGCCGCCGGAGGGTCTGACCGATTCCAAACTCATCGCTCCCAAACCCCGCGCTCGGCTCGCCGCGATCCTCACCGGCTGGGTGTCCTCGTACGCGCTCGGCCATGCCTCGCCCGAGGAGATCGACAAGCTGGGGATGACGGCCGCGCTGCGGCTGGCGGCGGTACGCGCGCTGGAGGCCCTGCCGGAACGGCCGGACGCGGTCATCCTGGACGGCAAGCACAACTACCTGGGTGGGTCCTGGAAGGTGCGGACCGTGATCAAGGGCGACCAGTCGTGTGTCTCGGTCGCCGCGGCCTCAGTGATCGCCAAGGTGCGCCGGGACACCACGATGGCCGAACTCGGCGCGGAATACGCCCCGTTCGCCTTCGCGGACAACGCCGGATATCCGTCCCCTGTTCACCGTGCGGCCCTTGAGGAACTGGGGCCGACCGCGCAGCACCGCGTGTCCTGGTCGTACCTGGACACGATGCCGCGGTGGCAACACCTCAAGAAGGTGCGGGAGAGCATCGACACAGGGGAACAACTCGGTTTCGATTTCTGA
- a CDS encoding ATP-dependent DNA helicase, with protein sequence MTAKTPPALTDLLHAAVTAVGGLERAGQVTMAQAVAAAVDDQSHLLVQAGTGTGKSLGYLVPALAHGERVVVATATLALQRQLVERDLPRTVEALKPLLRREPQYAMLKGRSNYLCLHRLHEGVPQDEGDGLFDPFEAAAPTSKLGQDLLRLRDWADETETGDRDGLTPGVSDRAWSQVTVTSRECLGATKCAYGAECFAEAARERAKLADVVVTNHALLAIDAIEGAPVLPSHEVLIIDEAHELVSRVTGVATGELTPLGVSRAVKRAARLVNEKAADALLSAGEGFERLMELALPGRLEEIPEDLGYALAALRDACRQVIVALGDTRDKSVQDEDAVRKQALAAVEHVHDVSERLVQGSEYDVVWCERHDRYGASLRVAPLSVSGLLREKLFTERSVVLTSATLKLGGDFNGVGASLGLAPEGTVGEDVPQWKGLDVGSPFDYPRQGILYVARHLAQPGRDSNREDMLDELAELIEAAGGRTLGLFSSMRGAQAAAEAMRGRLDHPVLLQGEETLGELIRAFAEDARTCLFGTLSLWQGVDVPGTNCQLVVMDRIPFPRPDDPLMSARQKSVEENGGNGFMAVAATHAALLMAQGAGRLIRATGDRGVVAVLDPRLANARYGSFLRASMPEFWYTTDRNQVRRSLAAIDATAKVPVGETV encoded by the coding sequence ATGACTGCCAAGACCCCACCCGCGCTCACCGACCTGCTGCACGCCGCCGTCACCGCCGTCGGCGGCCTGGAGCGGGCCGGTCAGGTCACCATGGCCCAGGCCGTCGCGGCCGCCGTGGACGACCAGTCCCACCTGCTCGTCCAGGCGGGCACCGGCACCGGAAAGTCCCTCGGCTATCTGGTGCCCGCGCTCGCCCACGGCGAGCGCGTCGTGGTGGCCACCGCCACCCTCGCCCTCCAGCGGCAGCTCGTCGAGCGCGACCTGCCGCGCACGGTCGAGGCGCTCAAGCCCCTGCTGCGCCGCGAGCCGCAGTACGCGATGCTCAAGGGCCGTTCCAACTATCTGTGTCTGCACCGCCTGCACGAGGGCGTACCGCAGGACGAGGGGGACGGCCTCTTCGACCCCTTCGAGGCCGCCGCGCCGACCAGCAAGCTCGGACAGGACCTGCTGCGGCTGCGTGACTGGGCCGACGAGACCGAGACCGGCGACCGGGACGGGCTCACCCCGGGCGTCTCGGACCGGGCCTGGAGCCAGGTCACCGTCACCTCCAGGGAGTGCCTGGGCGCCACCAAGTGCGCCTATGGCGCCGAATGCTTCGCCGAGGCCGCCAGGGAGCGGGCCAAGCTCGCCGATGTGGTGGTCACCAATCACGCGCTGCTGGCGATCGACGCCATCGAGGGCGCGCCCGTGCTGCCCAGCCATGAGGTGCTGATCATCGACGAGGCGCACGAACTGGTCTCGCGCGTCACCGGGGTCGCCACCGGCGAGCTCACCCCCCTCGGTGTCAGCCGGGCGGTCAAGCGCGCCGCCAGGCTGGTCAACGAGAAGGCGGCCGACGCGCTGCTGAGCGCGGGCGAGGGGTTCGAGCGCCTGATGGAACTCGCCCTGCCCGGGCGGCTGGAGGAGATCCCGGAGGATCTCGGTTACGCCCTGGCCGCGCTGCGGGACGCCTGCCGGCAGGTGATCGTCGCGCTGGGCGACACCCGCGACAAGTCCGTGCAGGACGAGGACGCGGTGCGCAAACAGGCCCTCGCCGCGGTCGAGCACGTCCACGACGTCAGCGAACGCCTTGTACAGGGCTCGGAGTACGACGTGGTGTGGTGCGAGCGGCACGACCGGTACGGGGCGTCGCTGCGGGTCGCGCCGCTGAGCGTGTCCGGGCTGCTGCGCGAGAAGCTGTTCACTGAGCGTTCGGTGGTGCTCACCTCGGCCACCCTGAAACTGGGCGGTGACTTCAACGGGGTGGGTGCCTCGCTCGGCCTGGCACCCGAGGGCACCGTGGGCGAGGACGTACCGCAGTGGAAGGGCCTCGACGTCGGTTCGCCCTTCGACTACCCCAGGCAGGGCATCCTCTACGTGGCCAGGCATCTCGCGCAGCCGGGGCGGGACAGCAACCGGGAGGACATGCTCGACGAACTCGCCGAGCTGATCGAGGCCGCCGGTGGCCGTACGCTCGGGCTCTTCTCGTCCATGCGCGGTGCCCAGGCGGCCGCGGAAGCGATGCGGGGGCGGCTGGACCATCCGGTGCTCCTGCAGGGCGAGGAGACGCTGGGGGAGCTGATCCGCGCCTTCGCGGAGGACGCCAGGACGTGTCTGTTCGGGACGCTGTCACTGTGGCAGGGCGTGGACGTGCCGGGGACGAACTGCCAGTTGGTCGTGATGGACCGGATTCCGTTCCCGCGGCCCGACGATCCGCTGATGAGCGCCCGGCAGAAGTCCGTCGAGGAGAACGGCGGCAATGGCTTCATGGCGGTCGCGGCCACCCACGCGGCGCTGCTGATGGCGCAGGGGGCCGGCCGGCTGATCCGGGCGACGGGCGACCGGGGAGTGGTGGCCGTCCTTGACCCCAGGCTGGCGAACGCCCGCTACGGGAGCTTTCTGCGCGCCTCGATGCCCGAGTTCTGGTACACCACGGACCGCAACCAGGTGCGGAGGTCGCTGGCGGCGATCGACGCGACGGCGAAGGTCCCGGTGGGCGAAACCGTTTGA
- the lexA gene encoding transcriptional repressor LexA — MTTTAESAAAALAAHDRSPDRIGPLDVMNEDSAPKPARSLPGRPPGIRADSSGLTERQRRVIEVIRDSVQRRGYPPSMREIGQAVGLSSTSSVAHQLMALERKGFLRRDPHRPRAYEVRASDAGHSQPTDTTGKPSASYVPLVGRIAAGGPILAEESVEDIFPLPRQLVGDGELFVLKVVGDSMIEAAICDGDWVTVRRQPVAENGDIVAAMLDGEATVKRFKRDNGHVWLLPHNAAYQPIPGDEATILGKVVAVLRRV; from the coding sequence GTGACCACCACCGCAGAGAGCGCCGCAGCCGCATTGGCCGCACATGACCGCTCCCCGGATCGAATCGGCCCGTTGGACGTGATGAACGAAGACAGCGCCCCGAAGCCCGCCCGCTCGCTTCCCGGCCGCCCGCCGGGCATTCGTGCCGACAGCTCGGGACTCACGGAAAGGCAGCGGCGCGTTATCGAGGTCATCAGGGACTCGGTGCAGCGTCGCGGATATCCGCCCTCCATGCGCGAGATCGGCCAGGCCGTGGGGCTGTCCAGCACCTCCTCGGTGGCCCATCAGTTGATGGCCCTGGAGCGCAAGGGCTTCCTGCGCCGCGACCCGCACCGGCCGCGCGCGTACGAGGTCCGCGCCTCGGACGCCGGCCACTCGCAGCCCACCGACACCACCGGCAAGCCCTCCGCGTCGTACGTCCCGCTGGTCGGCCGGATCGCCGCGGGCGGCCCGATCCTCGCCGAGGAGTCAGTCGAGGACATCTTCCCGCTCCCCCGTCAGCTGGTCGGCGACGGCGAGCTGTTCGTGCTCAAGGTGGTCGGTGACTCGATGATCGAGGCCGCCATCTGCGACGGCGACTGGGTGACCGTACGCCGTCAGCCCGTGGCGGAGAACGGCGACATCGTCGCGGCCATGCTGGACGGCGAGGCGACCGTCAAACGCTTCAAGCGGGACAACGGCCATGTGTGGCTGCTGCCGCACAACGCGGCCTACCAGCCCATCCCCGGTGACGAGGCGACCATCCTCGGCAAGGTGGTGGCCGTACTGCGCCGGGTGTGA
- the nrdR gene encoding transcriptional regulator NrdR, with protein MHCPFCRHPDSRVVDSRTTDDGASIRRRRQCPDCGRRFTTVETASLMVIKRSGVTEPFSRNKVIAGVRKACQGRPVTEDALAQLGQRVEEAVRATGSAELSTHDVGLAILGPLQDLDLVAYLRFASVYRAFDSLEDFERAITELREQLPPTTPGGLDEDLGVPVAAPASADG; from the coding sequence GTGCACTGTCCCTTCTGCCGACACCCCGACAGCCGTGTCGTCGACAGCCGCACCACCGACGACGGAGCCTCGATCCGCCGGCGGCGTCAGTGCCCGGACTGCGGTCGGCGGTTCACCACCGTCGAGACCGCGTCGCTCATGGTGATCAAACGCAGCGGCGTCACCGAACCGTTCAGCCGTAACAAGGTGATCGCGGGCGTGCGCAAGGCTTGCCAGGGACGGCCCGTCACCGAGGACGCCCTCGCCCAGCTGGGGCAGCGCGTCGAGGAGGCGGTCAGGGCCACCGGCAGTGCCGAGCTGTCCACCCACGACGTCGGACTGGCCATACTCGGCCCGCTCCAGGACCTCGATCTCGTCGCCTATCTGCGCTTCGCCAGTGTGTATCGGGCCTTCGACTCGCTTGAGGACTTCGAGAGGGCCATCACGGAACTGCGCGAGCAGCTTCCGCCCACCACTCCTGGCGGGCTCGACGAGGACCTCGGAGTCCCCGTGGCCGCGCCCGCTTCCGCCGACGGCTGA
- a CDS encoding histidine phosphatase family protein: MGRPRRIVLIRHGESQGNEDGAIYERVPDHALELTADGRRQAASAGAGLREVFAEEPVQAYVSPYRRTWSTYRSLGLNPALVHAREEPRLREQDWGNWQDQEDIQRQRKARDAYGHFFYRFAMGESGADVYDRVGSFLETLYRAFDKPDFPPNVLLVTHGLTMRLFCMRWFHWTVEEFETLSNPSNGETRMLLLDSTGRYALDRPFERWGTPGPPGGGFQ; encoded by the coding sequence ATGGGACGCCCTCGCCGTATCGTGCTCATCCGGCACGGAGAGTCCCAGGGCAACGAGGACGGCGCCATTTACGAACGGGTGCCGGACCACGCCCTGGAGCTCACCGCCGACGGACGCCGGCAGGCCGCGAGCGCCGGCGCCGGGCTGCGCGAGGTGTTCGCCGAGGAGCCGGTGCAGGCGTATGTCTCCCCCTACCGCAGAACCTGGAGCACCTACCGGTCGCTGGGCCTGAATCCCGCGCTGGTCCACGCGCGCGAGGAACCGAGGCTGCGGGAGCAGGACTGGGGCAACTGGCAGGACCAGGAGGACATCCAGCGGCAGCGCAAGGCCCGCGACGCGTACGGGCACTTCTTCTACCGTTTCGCGATGGGGGAGAGCGGGGCGGATGTCTACGACCGGGTCGGCTCGTTCCTGGAGACGCTCTACCGGGCCTTCGACAAGCCGGACTTCCCGCCGAACGTCCTGCTGGTCACCCATGGGCTCACCATGCGGCTGTTCTGCATGCGCTGGTTCCACTGGACGGTCGAGGAGTTCGAGACGCTGTCCAACCCGTCCAACGGGGAGACCCGGATGCTGCTGCTCGACAGCACGGGGCGTTATGCCCTTGACCGGCCGTTCGAGCGCTGGGGCACTCCGGGCCCGCCCGGCGGCGGTTTCCAGTGA
- a CDS encoding MBL fold metallo-hydrolase, producing the protein MTDLGISYVGGPTSVIEIGGVRLLTDPTFDEPGAYPIGTRALTKTVGPAIRQDAIGPVDAVLLSHDQHPDNLDAAGRLLVEEAALVLSTRSARERLAGQVRVLPNWEHTELPRPGGGVLRVTGVPAQHGPDGSEAVVGEVTGFVLSGTDLPTVYISGDNASLDVVRSVADRFGPFDIALLFAGAARTDLVPEAPLTLTSEQAARAAVILGARAVVPLHFEHWGHFTEDGDRLEAAFAAAGLSKRLFRLKPGESIRL; encoded by the coding sequence ATGACGGACCTGGGCATCAGCTACGTGGGCGGGCCGACGTCGGTCATCGAGATCGGCGGGGTGCGGCTGCTCACCGATCCGACGTTCGACGAACCGGGGGCGTATCCGATCGGGACGCGGGCGCTCACCAAGACCGTGGGTCCCGCGATCCGGCAGGACGCGATCGGGCCGGTGGACGCCGTACTGCTCTCGCACGACCAGCACCCCGACAACCTGGACGCCGCCGGCCGGCTGCTGGTGGAGGAAGCCGCCCTCGTGCTGTCCACGCGGTCCGCCCGTGAGCGGCTGGCGGGGCAGGTGCGTGTCCTGCCGAACTGGGAGCACACCGAGCTACCGCGCCCGGGCGGCGGCGTGCTCAGGGTCACCGGGGTGCCCGCGCAGCACGGGCCCGACGGGAGCGAGGCGGTGGTCGGCGAGGTCACCGGGTTCGTACTGTCCGGCACGGACCTGCCCACCGTGTACATCAGCGGGGACAACGCCTCGCTCGATGTCGTCCGGTCCGTCGCCGACCGTTTCGGACCGTTCGACATCGCGCTGCTCTTCGCCGGTGCGGCGCGGACCGACCTGGTGCCCGAGGCGCCCCTCACCCTGACGAGTGAGCAGGCGGCGCGGGCGGCGGTGATACTGGGCGCCCGCGCGGTCGTACCCCTGCACTTCGAGCACTGGGGACATTTCACCGAGGACGGCGACAGGCTGGAGGCCGCTTTCGCCGCCGCGGGGCTCTCGAAGCGGCTGTTCCGACTGAAGCCCGGGGAGTCCATCAGGCTCTGA
- a CDS encoding vitamin B12-dependent ribonucleotide reductase, with product MTETTSGPARGSRTKGSKASKGLRIERIHTTPGVHPYDEVVWEHRDVVMTNWRDGSINFEQRGVEFPDFWSVNAVNIVTSKYFRGAVGSPQREKSLKQLIDRVVHTYRRAGEEHGYFVSPADAEIFEHELAYALLHQVFSFNSPVWFNVGTAQPQQVSACFILSVDDSMESILDWYKEEGMIFKGGSGAGLNLSRIRSSKELLSSGGNASGPVSFMRGADASAGTIKSGGATRRAAKMVVLDVDHPDVEAFIETKVKEEEKIRALRDAGFDMDLGGDDITSVQYQNANNSVRVNDEFMKAYETGSKFGLRARMTGEVIEEVDAKALFRKLAEAAWACADPGIQYDDTINHWHTSPESGRITASNPCSEYMHLDNSSCNLASLNLLKFLRDDNEGNQSFDAVRFAKVVELVITAMDISICFADFPTQKIGETTRAFRQLGIGYANLGALLMATGHAYDSDGGRGLAGAITSLMTGTSYKRSAELAAVVGPYDGYARNADAHKRVMRQHSDANAAATRVDDLDSPVWAAATESWQDVIRLGEKNGFRNAQASVLAPTGTIGLMMDCDTTGVEPDLALVKFKKLVGGGSMQIVNNTVPKALRRLGYAEEQIEAIVAHIAEHGNVIDAPDLKQEHYSVFDCAMGERAISAMGHVRMMAAAQPFLSGAISKTVNLPESATVEEVEEVYFEGWRLGLKALAIYRDNCKVGQPLSAKKKEEAKTEAVTEVPASVEKVVEYRPVRKRLPKGRPGITTSFTVGGAEGYMTANSYPDDGLGEVFLKMSKQGSTLAGMMDAFSIAVSVGMQYGVPLETYVSKFTNMRFEPAGLTDDPDVRMAQSIVDYIFRRLALDFLPFETRSALGIHSADERQRHLDTGSYEAGDDEMDVESLAQSAPREVEARKPLSVAKPVEAAAVAPAPKEAHNSTELLEIQLGLNADAPLCFSCGTKMRRAGSCYLCEGCGSTSGCS from the coding sequence ATGACAGAGACGACGAGCGGCCCGGCACGCGGTTCTCGTACCAAGGGTTCCAAGGCGAGCAAGGGTCTGCGCATCGAGCGCATCCACACCACCCCCGGCGTGCATCCGTACGACGAGGTGGTCTGGGAGCACCGGGACGTCGTCATGACCAACTGGCGCGACGGCTCGATCAACTTCGAGCAGCGTGGCGTCGAGTTCCCCGACTTCTGGTCGGTGAACGCGGTCAACATCGTCACCAGCAAGTACTTCCGCGGCGCGGTCGGCAGCCCCCAGCGGGAGAAGAGCCTCAAGCAGCTCATCGACCGCGTGGTGCACACCTACCGCAGGGCCGGTGAGGAGCACGGCTACTTCGTGTCCCCCGCGGACGCCGAGATCTTCGAGCACGAGCTTGCGTACGCGCTGCTGCACCAGGTGTTCAGCTTCAACTCGCCGGTGTGGTTCAACGTGGGCACCGCGCAGCCCCAGCAGGTGTCGGCCTGCTTCATCCTGTCCGTCGACGACTCCATGGAGTCGATCCTCGACTGGTACAAGGAAGAGGGCATGATCTTCAAGGGCGGCTCGGGCGCCGGCCTGAACCTCTCCAGGATCCGCTCGTCCAAGGAACTGCTCTCCTCAGGCGGCAACGCGTCCGGGCCGGTCTCCTTCATGCGCGGCGCCGACGCCTCCGCGGGCACCATCAAGTCGGGCGGTGCCACCCGCCGCGCCGCCAAGATGGTCGTCCTGGACGTGGACCACCCGGACGTCGAGGCGTTCATCGAGACCAAGGTCAAGGAAGAGGAGAAGATCCGCGCCCTTCGTGACGCGGGCTTCGACATGGACCTCGGCGGTGACGACATCACCTCCGTCCAGTACCAGAACGCCAACAACTCGGTGCGCGTCAACGACGAGTTCATGAAGGCGTACGAGACGGGCTCCAAGTTCGGCCTGCGCGCCAGGATGACCGGCGAGGTCATCGAGGAGGTCGACGCCAAGGCGCTCTTCCGCAAGCTGGCCGAGGCCGCGTGGGCCTGCGCCGACCCGGGGATCCAGTACGACGACACGATCAACCACTGGCACACCTCGCCGGAGTCCGGCCGGATCACCGCCTCCAACCCGTGCAGCGAGTACATGCACCTGGACAACTCCAGCTGCAACCTGGCCTCGCTGAACCTGCTGAAGTTCCTGCGCGACGACAACGAGGGCAACCAGTCCTTCGACGCCGTGCGCTTCGCCAAGGTCGTCGAGCTGGTCATCACCGCGATGGACATCTCCATCTGCTTCGCGGACTTCCCGACCCAGAAGATCGGTGAGACCACCCGCGCCTTCCGCCAGCTCGGCATCGGCTACGCCAACCTGGGCGCGCTGCTCATGGCCACCGGCCACGCCTACGACTCCGACGGCGGCCGCGGACTCGCCGGTGCCATCACCTCCCTGATGACCGGCACGTCCTACAAGCGGTCCGCGGAACTGGCCGCGGTCGTCGGCCCGTACGACGGCTACGCCCGCAACGCGGACGCCCACAAGCGCGTCATGCGGCAGCACTCGGACGCCAACGCGGCGGCCACCCGTGTGGACGACCTGGACTCACCGGTCTGGGCCGCGGCCACCGAGTCATGGCAGGACGTCATCCGGCTCGGTGAGAAGAACGGATTCCGCAACGCGCAGGCGTCGGTCCTCGCGCCGACCGGCACCATCGGCCTGATGATGGACTGCGACACCACAGGCGTCGAACCCGACCTGGCCCTGGTCAAGTTCAAGAAGCTGGTCGGCGGCGGCTCCATGCAGATCGTGAACAACACGGTCCCCAAGGCGCTCAGGCGGCTCGGGTACGCGGAGGAGCAGATCGAGGCGATCGTCGCCCACATCGCCGAGCACGGCAATGTGATCGACGCCCCCGACCTCAAGCAGGAGCACTACTCGGTCTTCGACTGCGCCATGGGCGAGCGGGCGATCTCCGCCATGGGTCACGTCCGGATGATGGCCGCCGCGCAGCCCTTCCTGTCCGGCGCGATCTCCAAGACGGTGAACCTGCCCGAGTCGGCCACCGTCGAAGAGGTCGAGGAGGTCTACTTCGAGGGCTGGAGGCTCGGCCTCAAGGCACTCGCGATCTACCGCGACAACTGCAAGGTCGGCCAGCCCCTCTCCGCCAAGAAGAAGGAAGAGGCGAAGACCGAGGCCGTCACGGAGGTTCCCGCGTCGGTCGAGAAGGTCGTCGAGTACCGCCCGGTCCGCAAGCGTCTCCCCAAGGGCCGTCCCGGGATCACCACGTCCTTCACCGTCGGCGGCGCCGAGGGCTACATGACGGCCAACTCCTACCCGGACGACGGCCTGGGCGAGGTCTTCCTCAAGATGTCCAAGCAGGGTTCCACCCTCGCGGGCATGATGGACGCCTTCTCCATCGCCGTGTCGGTCGGCATGCAGTACGGCGTGCCGCTGGAGACCTACGTCTCGAAGTTCACCAACATGCGCTTCGAGCCGGCCGGTCTGACCGACGACCCGGACGTGCGCATGGCGCAGTCCATCGTCGACTACATCTTCCGGCGGCTGGCACTGGACTTCCTGCCCTTCGAGACGCGTTCCGCGCTGGGCATTCACTCCGCCGACGAACGCCAGCGTCACCTGGACACGGGCTCCTACGAGGCCGGTGACGACGAGATGGACGTCGAGAGCCTGGCCCAGTCCGCGCCGCGCGAGGTGGAGGCGCGCAAGCCGCTCTCCGTGGCCAAGCCCGTGGAAGCGGCGGCGGTCGCCCCGGCGCCCAAGGAGGCCCACAACTCCACGGAGCTGCTGGAGATCCAGCTGGGGCTGAACGCCGACGCCCCCCTGTGCTTCTCCTGCGGCACGAAGATGCGCAGGGCCGGCAGCTGCTACCTCTGCGAGGGATGCGGGTCGACCAGCGGATGCAGCTGA